A single window of Liolophura sinensis isolate JHLJ2023 chromosome 6, CUHK_Ljap_v2, whole genome shotgun sequence DNA harbors:
- the LOC135468302 gene encoding F-box only protein 28-like yields MTENFSQTADSSSLSEPKSGLNLLDLPEEVLLHILSFMSYHNVSEIRRICQAFNRLCQQALTQGFLRVDKFHSAIQRRVKSQLPRRESERRNHSLARHVDILSAIETRLSLLNMTYMKYIDVGLCAFIPGKVLDELFRILRVLQESAEPPRAHEFLQELRDISSMAMEHFEEKIVPLVKQKIPPLSMPVPFGEPGDSQSVSRSYSDFLTVPTSPRQDMVRLQHQVRSQGLSLQNFRKEMIDMRIKMAEHKKRLMEQDKKNIEQCRIITEQNSTLLEQDRKLSDLSRKILEYDQKFSDIFAELSKAGCSSVGYKSSSASSTDASETDKQASQKHPQGINKSTVNRKRQSSHPVSTTTERKQSSGKRRKT; encoded by the exons ATGACGGAAAACTTCTCCCAAACCGCAGACTCGTCGAGTTTGTCTGAGCCCAAATCGGGCTTGAATCTGTTAGACTTGCCAGAAGAAGTGTTACTACACATACTATCTTTTATGAGTTACCATAATGTCAGCGAAATCCGAAGG ATCTGCCAAGCTTTCAACCGGCTGTGTCAGCAGGCTTTAACACAGGGCTTCCTTCGTGTGGACAAGTTTCATAGTGCCATACAACGACGAGTCAAGTCACAGCTTCCGCGTAGAGAGTCCGAAAGACGCAACCACTCCTTGGCTCGCCATGTTGACATCTTATCTGCCATAGAAACCCGTCTCTCACTACTTAACATGACCTACATGAAGTATATAGACGTGGGTCTGTGTGCTTTTATACCGGGAAAG GTGTTGGATGAGTTGTTCCGCATCCTGCGGGTTCTCCAGGAGAGTGCAGAGCCCCCCAGAGCCCACGAGTTCCTACAGGAGCTCAGAGATATATCTTCCATGGCTATGGAGCACTTTGAAGAGAAAATAGTGCCCCTTGTCAAGCAGAAGATTCCCCCACTCAGTATGCCCGTGCCGTTTGGAGAACCAGGTGACTCACAATCAG TATCCCGGTCCTACTCGGATTTCCTGACCGTGCCCACATCCCCCAGACAGGACATGGTACGATTACAACACCAGGTCAGGTCACAAGGCCTCTCCCTACAAAACTTCCGCAAAGAAATGATTGACATGAGAATCAAAATGGCTGAGCACAAGAAACGACTTATGGAACAGGACAAAAAGAACATTGAGCAGTGCCGAATTATTACAGAGCAGAACAGCACGCTTCTGGAACAAGACAGGAAGTTGAGCGATTTGAGTCGAAAGATCCTAGAATATGATCAGAAGTTTAGTGACATTTTTGCAGAATTATCCAAGGCGGGTTGCAGTTCAGTGGGTTACAAATCTTCATCAGCCAGTTCTACTGATGCATCAGAGACAGATAAACAAGCCAGTCAGAAACATCCACAAGGGATCAACAAATCCACTGTGAACCGAAAGAGACAATCTAGCCACCCTGTATCTACAACAACAGAGAGAAAACAGTCTTCAGGGAAAAGGCGAAAAACTTAA